One part of the Paraglaciecola sp. L3A3 genome encodes these proteins:
- the malQ gene encoding 4-alpha-glucanotransferase has translation MTASLIDHLVTCCGIESNYTDAWGKPTTIDNSTKQKLLQVMGYQVDKPELLEKQLEDSTHKTWLSPLNPVQVVRNNQSLQIVVRLPIELVTDNYLAKVTTEQGEVIAYEFSPIDGQLANVCHIQDVEFQEYIIDLPLALPLGYHSLALVIDDDELATMRLIMAPVACFKPKALLEGQKVWGLSVQLYCLKSDSNWGVGDFTDLSYLVEKAAAQGAHFIGLNPIHALYPANPDICSPYGPSSRRWLNFIYIDVTALDGYEQTSVQNIVNHLDFQQQLTAARESEQVDYKTVTELKLKALESIFEYQNKKHLSSNSKINKAFKSFVADGGDSLQTLAVYDALQEHLASQGKENWGWPVFPTEFSDYTSPKVKTFAKKHALRVKFYSWLQWQAALQFEKANDVAMNNEMHVGLYRDLAVGVSEGSAEVWGNKALYCTTASVGAPPDVLGPLGQTWGLPPMDPEVLYQQQYQPIIDLFNANMHATGALRIDHVMALLRLWWVPKGESAKAGGYVYYPVDDLLAILALESHRHQSMVIGEDLGTVPEEIRAKLADNGVYSYRVFFFEQAKDGGFYSPKHYPTQSMSTLTTHDMPTLSGFWHCHDLQLGKELGLYPTEDILQDLYASRHENKQAILDTLHGHNSISDEISCDVNYVGMSQSLNHGMQLHMAAGSSELLSLQLEDWLQMDKPVNVPGTFNEYPNWRRKLTRNLQDIFTDASLDQLAANLTEVRKKASE, from the coding sequence ATGACGGCTTCATTGATTGATCATCTAGTGACTTGCTGTGGAATTGAGTCAAATTACACTGATGCTTGGGGCAAACCTACTACTATTGATAATAGTACTAAGCAAAAATTGTTACAGGTAATGGGGTATCAAGTTGATAAACCAGAATTGCTTGAGAAACAATTAGAAGATTCGACTCATAAAACTTGGCTTTCACCTTTAAATCCTGTCCAGGTGGTACGCAATAATCAAAGTTTACAAATTGTTGTGCGTCTACCCATTGAATTAGTTACAGATAACTATTTGGCTAAAGTAACCACTGAGCAAGGTGAGGTTATAGCTTATGAGTTTTCGCCAATTGATGGTCAGTTAGCCAATGTTTGTCATATTCAAGATGTTGAATTTCAAGAATACATTATTGATTTACCCTTAGCATTACCACTAGGTTATCACTCACTTGCCTTAGTTATTGATGATGACGAGTTAGCCACTATGCGTTTAATTATGGCGCCCGTAGCTTGTTTTAAACCGAAGGCGTTATTAGAAGGGCAAAAGGTCTGGGGCTTAAGTGTACAGTTATATTGCTTAAAAAGTGATTCTAACTGGGGAGTCGGAGATTTTACTGATCTCAGTTATTTAGTCGAAAAAGCTGCGGCACAAGGTGCCCATTTTATTGGTTTAAATCCTATTCATGCGCTTTACCCAGCTAACCCTGATATTTGTAGTCCCTATGGACCATCATCTCGTCGCTGGTTGAACTTTATTTATATTGATGTCACCGCCTTAGACGGCTATGAACAGACATCTGTGCAAAATATTGTTAATCACCTTGATTTTCAACAGCAACTTACCGCAGCTCGTGAGTCAGAGCAAGTTGATTATAAAACGGTGACAGAATTAAAACTCAAAGCATTAGAAAGTATTTTTGAGTATCAAAATAAAAAGCATCTTTCGAGTAACAGTAAAATTAATAAAGCTTTTAAAAGTTTTGTGGCTGATGGTGGCGATAGTCTACAAACATTAGCTGTATATGATGCGTTACAAGAACATTTAGCTAGCCAAGGTAAAGAAAACTGGGGTTGGCCTGTCTTTCCTACTGAATTTTCTGATTACACAAGCCCTAAAGTTAAAACATTTGCTAAAAAACATGCACTTAGAGTGAAGTTTTATTCGTGGTTACAGTGGCAAGCCGCATTGCAGTTTGAAAAAGCCAATGATGTTGCCATGAATAATGAAATGCATGTGGGCTTATACCGTGATTTAGCTGTGGGGGTGAGTGAAGGCAGCGCAGAAGTTTGGGGCAATAAAGCATTATATTGCACAACAGCAAGTGTTGGTGCACCTCCTGATGTATTAGGACCTTTAGGCCAAACTTGGGGGTTACCTCCTATGGATCCGGAAGTCTTATATCAACAACAATATCAACCTATCATTGATTTATTTAATGCTAATATGCATGCCACTGGTGCCCTGAGAATCGACCATGTAATGGCATTACTGAGGCTTTGGTGGGTACCTAAAGGAGAAAGCGCTAAAGCGGGTGGTTATGTTTATTATCCAGTGGATGACTTATTAGCTATTCTGGCATTAGAAAGCCACCGCCATCAAAGTATGGTGATTGGTGAGGATTTGGGAACTGTACCCGAAGAAATTAGAGCAAAACTGGCAGATAACGGTGTTTATTCTTATCGTGTGTTCTTTTTTGAACAAGCAAAGGATGGTGGCTTTTATTCGCCTAAGCATTACCCTACACAATCTATGTCGACTCTGACAACTCATGATATGCCCACCTTATCAGGATTTTGGCATTGTCATGATTTGCAATTAGGCAAAGAATTAGGCTTGTATCCTACAGAAGATATTCTGCAGGATTTGTATGCTAGTCGTCATGAAAATAAACAAGCAATTTTAGATACATTACATGGTCATAACTCAATAAGTGATGAAATTAGTTGCGATGTGAATTATGTTGGTATGAGCCAGTCGCTAAATCATGGGATGCAGTTACATATGGCAGCCGGTTCAAGTGAATTGTTAAGTTTACAATTAGAAGATTGGTTACAAATGGATAAACCCGTTAATGTACCTGGTACTTTTAATGAATATCCAAATTGGCGTAGAAAATTAACACGTAATTTACAAGACATATTTACTGATGCATCATTAGATCAGTTAGCGGCTAATTTAACTGAGGTTCGAAAGAAAGCTTCAGAATAA
- the glgB gene encoding 1,4-alpha-glucan branching protein GlgB, which yields MQLEQALSQARCTFPFTHLGAHFQESSSQFIITTWIPGADKVTVIDLGSGKKMGSLKNVSDSYLFRGSFKLDQAPAAYAFSVINEGGEYQIIDPYQFQDEAYHAVHYVDHSPENIYQQLGAQLISLDVGLSQPIQATRFAVFAPNASAVSVVGDFNYWNGSCLPMQKTDFGYWVLVVPNVAAGAKYKYQIKDAGGADLPHKADPVGFSAEQYPSLSSVVYDHYSYQWQDNAWLKKAKKDKYKQAMSFYELHLGSWKRPDKESGKEFLTYRELVDELIPYVKDMAYTHIEIMPVSEFPFDGSWGYQPVGLFAPTSRFGSPDDFKYFVDQCHQNGIGVVIDWVPAHFPEDGHGLARFDGTHVYEYEDPRKGWHPDWNSCIYDFGKDTVRQFLVANALYWLDKFHIDGLRVDAVASMLYLDYSREDGDWIPNVDGGNHNYEAISFLQWMNKEVYDKYPNAITIAEESTSFPKVSRPVFEGGLGFGFKWNMGWMNDSLHYIAKDPCYRRYHHNEITFSLVYSFDENFVLPISHDEVVHGKGSLLRKMPGDEWQQAANVRAYAGFMYGHPGKKLNFMGNEIGQSHEWNHDSSIDWHLLEFDKHKGIQNLYRDLNKMYAKYPALYEMEHEHQGFEWIDHGNADQSILSMLRKSKQQKVYVVTNFTPITYDDFRLGVQDEGQYQIILNTDDKKYWGSGYKTNKKSEAEALPWNNQDYSIPLPLPPLASLFIIFKG from the coding sequence ATGCAATTAGAACAAGCACTATCTCAAGCCCGTTGTACCTTTCCTTTTACCCATTTGGGTGCTCATTTTCAAGAATCATCTTCTCAATTTATTATTACTACTTGGATCCCCGGGGCCGATAAGGTTACAGTGATTGACCTTGGCTCAGGCAAAAAAATGGGTAGTTTAAAAAATGTCTCAGATAGCTATTTATTTCGAGGCTCATTCAAATTAGACCAAGCGCCAGCTGCATACGCTTTTTCTGTAATCAATGAAGGTGGCGAGTATCAGATTATAGATCCCTATCAATTTCAAGATGAGGCATACCACGCTGTTCATTATGTTGATCACAGTCCAGAAAATATATATCAGCAATTAGGCGCACAATTAATTTCTCTTGATGTTGGTCTTTCACAACCTATTCAAGCTACACGTTTTGCCGTATTTGCCCCTAACGCTAGTGCGGTTTCAGTGGTTGGAGATTTCAATTATTGGAATGGCTCTTGTTTGCCTATGCAAAAAACGGATTTTGGTTATTGGGTCTTAGTCGTGCCTAATGTCGCCGCTGGTGCAAAATATAAATACCAAATTAAAGATGCTGGGGGAGCTGATTTACCTCATAAAGCGGATCCTGTTGGCTTTTCTGCTGAACAATACCCGTCTTTAAGTTCGGTTGTATATGATCATTATAGTTATCAATGGCAAGACAATGCTTGGTTGAAAAAGGCCAAAAAAGATAAATATAAACAAGCTATGAGCTTTTATGAATTGCATCTAGGTTCATGGAAAAGACCAGATAAAGAATCAGGTAAAGAGTTTTTAACTTATCGAGAATTGGTTGATGAGTTAATCCCTTATGTGAAAGACATGGCTTATACTCATATCGAAATTATGCCTGTTTCTGAATTTCCATTTGATGGTTCTTGGGGATATCAACCTGTTGGGCTGTTTGCGCCAACTAGTCGTTTCGGTAGTCCAGATGATTTTAAATATTTTGTTGATCAGTGCCATCAAAATGGCATAGGTGTGGTGATTGATTGGGTACCTGCCCATTTTCCTGAAGATGGTCATGGTCTGGCAAGGTTTGATGGTACACATGTTTACGAATATGAGGATCCCCGTAAAGGTTGGCATCCTGATTGGAACTCTTGTATTTATGATTTTGGTAAAGACACAGTTAGACAATTTTTAGTGGCTAATGCCTTGTATTGGCTTGATAAATTCCATATCGATGGTTTAAGAGTCGATGCCGTAGCGTCTATGTTGTACTTAGATTATTCTCGAGAAGACGGCGATTGGATCCCTAACGTGGACGGTGGCAATCACAACTACGAAGCTATCAGTTTTTTACAATGGATGAATAAAGAGGTTTACGATAAATATCCTAACGCTATCACCATTGCTGAAGAGTCCACCTCATTTCCTAAAGTGTCTCGTCCTGTTTTTGAAGGCGGATTAGGTTTTGGATTTAAATGGAATATGGGCTGGATGAACGATTCTTTACATTATATTGCTAAAGATCCTTGCTACCGCCGTTATCACCACAATGAAATTACATTTAGTTTAGTTTATTCGTTTGATGAAAATTTTGTCTTGCCTATTTCACATGATGAAGTAGTACATGGTAAGGGATCTTTATTGCGTAAAATGCCAGGTGATGAATGGCAACAAGCTGCTAATGTGAGAGCTTATGCTGGCTTTATGTACGGCCATCCAGGTAAAAAATTAAACTTTATGGGCAATGAAATTGGTCAATCACATGAGTGGAATCATGATAGTTCTATTGATTGGCATTTGTTGGAGTTTGATAAACATAAAGGGATCCAAAATTTATATCGTGACCTAAATAAAATGTATGCCAAATATCCGGCTTTGTATGAAATGGAACATGAGCATCAAGGTTTTGAGTGGATAGATCATGGAAATGCTGATCAGAGTATTTTATCTATGCTCAGAAAATCAAAACAACAAAAAGTCTATGTAGTAACAAACTTTACTCCTATTACCTACGATGACTTCAGGTTAGGGGTACAAGATGAAGGTCAGTATCAAATAATTTTGAATACTGATGATAAAAAGTATTGGGGAAGTGGATATAAAACCAATAAAAAATCTGAAGCGGAAGCATTACCTTGGAATAATCAAGATTATTCTATTCCTCTGCCGTTACCCCCATTAGCTAGTTTATTTATAATTTTTAAAGGATAA
- the glgX gene encoding glycogen debranching protein GlgX produces MTSTYHAHAGKPHPLGANISNKGCNFAVHCPNADGVELCLFDQNTEEQIAVIPMPAKTGKVWHCYIENITEGQLYAYRVVGENQANMGLKFDNDKLLIDPYTKALNRPLVWNKKQYQGDSQFMIPKGIVLAPKKTENRIEKPKIALEQTILYEAHVKGLTQLHPDVPAKHKGKFLGVSHPSVIKHLKSLGITAIQLMPVSAFMPEPFITNKGLTNYWGYNPINYFCPDPRYVVNDAVAEFKSMVDSLHQAGIEVILDVVFNHTAEGGADGPILSFKGFDNSSCYLFERNDYGAIDYGKYVNNSGCGNSVNTAFPYVQKMVMDSLRYWVQEMGVDGFRFDLAASLGRDPYEFSTLSGFFRTIRQDPVLITSKLIAEPWDIGHGGYRLGQFPSNWLECNDKFRDTVRAFWRGDKGQTSDFATRLLGSRDVFSQENRSILTSVNNVSYHDGFTLHDMVTYAERHNEANGEQNRDGHGHNLSANYGVEGETTDKEILRIRERQKRNLFATLLLSQGTPHVLGGDELSRTQQGNNNAYCQDNEINWLNWSLNERQQDFLIFCQQIIKLRKESEMLHHLNLKDDGYINGHNVEKIYWYRPDGERKVEDDWQDHNNQAFALELRGREIEGSSHQEHWLLIFNASDHDVCFHLPTFCKGDSWQIKLDTRYAKWSEQPDVKIRHKHLQAGRSICVFKCVAED; encoded by the coding sequence GTGACCTCTACCTATCATGCCCATGCAGGGAAACCCCATCCATTAGGCGCTAATATTAGCAATAAAGGATGTAATTTTGCTGTGCATTGTCCTAATGCTGATGGAGTGGAACTGTGTTTATTTGACCAAAATACAGAAGAGCAAATTGCTGTTATTCCCATGCCAGCTAAAACCGGCAAAGTATGGCACTGTTATATTGAAAATATCACAGAGGGTCAGTTATATGCTTATCGAGTTGTAGGAGAAAACCAAGCCAATATGGGCCTGAAGTTTGATAACGACAAACTGTTGATCGATCCCTACACCAAAGCTTTGAACAGACCACTTGTTTGGAATAAAAAGCAATATCAAGGTGATAGCCAATTTATGATCCCTAAGGGCATAGTGCTAGCACCTAAAAAAACAGAAAATAGAATAGAGAAACCTAAAATCGCCCTTGAGCAGACTATTCTTTATGAAGCTCATGTAAAAGGTTTAACCCAGTTACATCCTGATGTACCGGCTAAACATAAAGGGAAGTTTTTAGGTGTCTCTCATCCATCGGTTATTAAACATCTTAAATCTTTGGGTATAACCGCTATTCAATTAATGCCTGTGTCGGCATTTATGCCAGAGCCCTTTATTACTAATAAAGGCTTAACTAATTATTGGGGATACAACCCCATTAATTATTTTTGTCCTGATCCTAGATATGTAGTAAACGATGCGGTAGCCGAATTTAAAAGCATGGTGGATAGTCTGCATCAAGCTGGCATTGAAGTGATCTTAGATGTGGTGTTTAATCATACTGCAGAAGGCGGAGCTGATGGGCCAATTTTGTCTTTTAAAGGATTCGATAATTCGTCATGTTATTTGTTTGAACGCAATGACTATGGCGCAATTGATTATGGTAAATATGTCAATAATTCGGGCTGTGGTAATAGTGTTAACACCGCTTTTCCTTATGTACAAAAGATGGTCATGGACTCGTTACGTTATTGGGTGCAAGAGATGGGCGTAGATGGCTTTAGATTTGATTTAGCCGCTAGTTTAGGCCGTGACCCTTATGAGTTTTCAACTCTTTCTGGTTTTTTTAGAACCATTCGTCAAGATCCTGTGTTAATTACTAGCAAATTAATTGCCGAGCCATGGGATATTGGCCACGGTGGCTATCGTTTAGGTCAATTTCCTTCAAATTGGCTTGAATGTAATGATAAATTTCGCGATACCGTTAGGGCTTTTTGGCGTGGAGATAAAGGCCAAACGAGTGACTTTGCTACCCGTTTATTAGGCTCAAGAGACGTCTTCTCTCAAGAAAACCGTTCGATTTTAACTTCAGTGAATAATGTCAGTTACCATGATGGTTTTACTTTACATGACATGGTCACCTATGCAGAACGTCATAATGAAGCCAATGGTGAACAAAACCGGGATGGTCATGGGCATAATTTGTCGGCAAATTATGGTGTTGAAGGCGAAACAACTGACAAAGAGATCTTAAGAATACGAGAAAGACAAAAACGGAATCTTTTTGCCACTTTATTGTTATCTCAGGGGACGCCACATGTTTTAGGTGGTGATGAACTGAGCCGCACACAGCAAGGCAATAATAATGCTTATTGTCAGGACAATGAAATTAATTGGCTAAACTGGTCGTTAAATGAAAGACAACAAGATTTTTTAATCTTTTGTCAGCAAATCATTAAGCTACGTAAAGAAAGTGAAATGTTGCATCATTTAAATTTGAAAGATGATGGTTATATAAATGGACATAACGTAGAAAAAATTTATTGGTACCGTCCAGACGGTGAACGTAAAGTTGAAGACGATTGGCAAGATCATAATAATCAAGCTTTTGCTTTGGAGCTCAGAGGACGTGAAATTGAAGGCTCATCACACCAGGAACATTGGTTATTAATTTTTAATGCCAGTGACCATGATGTTTGCTTCCATTTACCTACCTTTTGTAAAGGCGATAGTTGGCAAATTAAACTTGATACTCGTTATGCCAAATGGTCTGAACAACCAGATGTAAAAATTAGACATAAACACCTACAGGCAGGTCGCAGTATTTGTGTGTTTAAATGTGTAGCAGAGGATTGA
- the msrB gene encoding peptide-methionine (R)-S-oxide reductase MsrB — translation MKLLDQEWREKLTDEEFRVCRQKGTERPFTGSLLDVKDMGDYTCTCCGNKLFDSTDKYDSGCGWPSFSAQSAEQNVEYHSDDSLAMQRIEIVCKHCDAHLGHVFDDGPKPTGKRYCVNSVSIKFNQKS, via the coding sequence ATGAAATTATTAGATCAAGAATGGCGCGAAAAACTCACTGATGAAGAGTTCAGAGTTTGCCGACAAAAAGGTACCGAACGGCCTTTTACTGGCAGCTTGTTAGATGTTAAAGACATGGGGGACTATACGTGCACCTGTTGTGGTAACAAACTTTTCGATTCAACGGATAAATATGATTCAGGTTGTGGGTGGCCTTCATTTTCAGCACAAAGTGCAGAGCAAAACGTTGAATATCACAGTGACGACTCATTAGCTATGCAGCGTATTGAAATTGTCTGTAAGCATTGTGATGCACATTTAGGACATGTGTTTGACGATGGTCCTAAACCTACAGGAAAGCGTTATTGTGTGAACTCTGTGTCGATTAAGTTTAATCAAAAAAGTTAA
- a CDS encoding IS3 family transposase (programmed frameshift) yields the protein MTRKAKVTFTPKQKLEYAKLMVEDGYTNKQVEEISGAGRSAVSRWKRQYQSELQGVTPENTKALTDEQQRIQALETQLKRALRDNEILKKANRFLHTQQSRLNVMKEMKKAQLGYTTTELCRLFEVSSSRYYYHPRPPNSDDIASSIQSIAEVTGNTYGKRRMQVELNALDHNIGLYKTATLMKKLNIKAIRPKKKHYYPDSGVEHKYAPNLLKRQFSPDTYNTHWVGDITYIRHHHGWSYLACVLDLSTKEIVGYALSTKPNAELTKTALNNAIKRQAPNTHKLMFHSDQGVQYSAISFRERLAQLDITPSMSRRGNCWDNAVMERFFRSLKTERLNHLSFLNHQSVICEVEQYIQFYNYKRRHSVLDYMTPHQKYNELKNAA from the exons ATGACTAGAAAAGCAAAAGTAACCTTCACCCCGAAACAGAAATTAGAATACGCCAAATTGATGGTAGAAGATGGGTATACCAATAAACAGGTTGAAGAAATATCAGGTGCAGGCAGATCAGCCGTATCACGTTGGAAGCGTCAATATCAATCTGAGTTGCAGGGTGTTACACCAGAAAACACCAAGGCATTAACAGATGAGCAGCAAAGGATCCAAGCGTTAGAAACGCAACTTAAGCGAGCATTAAGGGATAATGAAATATTAAAAAAAGCCA ACCGCTTTCTTCATACGCAACAATCCAGACTTAATGTAATGAAAGAAATGAAGAAAGCTCAACTTGGCTATACCACCACCGAGTTATGTCGTTTATTTGAAGTGAGTAGTAGCCGTTATTATTACCACCCTAGGCCTCCTAATAGCGATGATATTGCATCATCGATTCAGTCGATAGCAGAAGTGACAGGAAATACTTATGGTAAGCGCAGAATGCAGGTTGAACTGAATGCGCTAGACCACAACATTGGTTTATATAAAACGGCTACACTCATGAAAAAACTAAACATAAAGGCGATTAGGCCTAAGAAGAAACATTATTATCCAGATTCAGGTGTTGAACATAAATATGCGCCCAATTTACTCAAGCGACAATTTAGTCCTGATACCTATAATACTCATTGGGTTGGCGATATAACCTATATCAGACATCATCATGGCTGGAGCTATTTAGCATGTGTCTTAGATCTATCAACTAAAGAAATCGTGGGTTATGCATTATCGACAAAGCCTAACGCGGAATTGACAAAAACAGCATTGAATAATGCAATAAAACGTCAAGCACCCAACACACATAAGTTAATGTTCCATTCAGATCAAGGTGTCCAGTATTCAGCTATATCATTTAGAGAACGGCTTGCTCAATTAGATATCACACCTAGTATGAGTCGCCGTGGAAATTGTTGGGACAACGCCGTTATGGAGCGTTTTTTTAGAAGTTTAAAAACGGAGAGACTGAATCACCTTTCATTTTTAAACCATCAATCAGTGATATGCGAAGTTGAACAATATATTCAGTTTTATAACTATAAACGTCGGCATTCTGTCTTAGATTATATGACACCACATCAGAAATATAATGAACTTAAAAATGCGGCTTAA
- a CDS encoding DUF523 domain-containing protein — translation MNKAISSDIKIGVSSCLLGENVRFDAGHKKNAFITGVLKDYFQFVPFCPEMHIGLGAPRETVMVN, via the coding sequence ATGAATAAAGCGATATCATCTGACATCAAAATTGGCGTAAGCAGCTGTTTATTAGGCGAAAACGTACGTTTTGATGCCGGCCATAAAAAAAATGCCTTTATCACAGGCGTATTAAAAGATTATTTTCAATTTGTACCATTTTGCCCCGAAATGCATATAGGACTTGGTGCTCCTAGAGAAACTGTAATGGTCAACTAA